Proteins encoded within one genomic window of Anopheles gambiae chromosome 3, idAnoGambNW_F1_1, whole genome shotgun sequence:
- the LOC1270620 gene encoding fatty-acid amide hydrolase 2-A, protein MRGEADKLKHKAKNFLRTLGACGAGSATPSHAKRMDAQTKQNLLERRKARSLLKTVINVGHKFLVLLVRWLSRTIYGEHGKRMPPITNLILMESATSLATKIRTRKLTSVEVTQAFIDRCREVNPLLNCVVDERFEAALKDAERADKLIASGTMTVEQLEREKPFLGVPISTKDCIRVEGLLHTSGIWNRRNIRGDKDARAMELMRRAGAIPFALTNVSECCMWWESVNTIHGRSRNPYDANRIVGGSSGGEGCIQAAAASPFGLGSDIGGSIRMPAFFNGIFGHKPTKFVVSNEGQYPVALSEEQNSFLGIGPMCRYATDLKPMLRIIADENAPKLRLDEPVDLKQVKFFYQINDGGAHLVSPVDLDIRDAMEKVMAHFRATVKAEVKKVYLDKLRKSAPMWLANMKTPSKVGFDSQLANLEGAINPWLELAKWPLRMSNHTLIGILTALTERGGVKYGSAEYHHYVQQKQELVSEFRDMLGENGVFIYPTHPTVAPYHNEPLIRALNFSYTAIINVLGLPATAVPLGLGREGLPVGLQVVAGVNQDRLCLAVACELERAFGGWVAPEVKA, encoded by the exons ATGAGAGGGGAGGCCGACAAGCTAAAGCACAAGGCCAAGAACTTCCTTCGCACGCTGGGCGCATGCGGAGCCGGTAGTGCAACGCCGAGCCACGCCAAAAGGATGGACGCGCAGACGAAGCAGAACCTGCTGGAGCGGCGCAAGGCACGCTCGCTGCTGAAAACGGTCATCAACGTGGGGCACAAGTTTCTCGTCCTGCTCGTCCGATGGTTGTCGCGCACGATCTACGGCGAGCACGGCAAGCGGATGCCACCGATCACCAACCTCATACTGATGGAGTCGGCCACCTCGCTCGCGACCAAAATTCGCACACGCAAG CTTACAAGCGTGGAAGTAACGCAAGCCTTCATTGACCGGTGCCGGGAGGTGAACCCGCTGCTCAACTGTGTCGTGGACGAGCGGTTCGAGGCGGCCCTGAAGGATGCCGAGCGGGCCGACAAGCTGATCGCTTCCGGCACGATGACCGTCGAGCAGCTGGAGCGCGAAAAACCGTTCCTCGGCGTACCGATCTCGACCAAGGACTGCATACGGGTGGAAG GTCTGCTGCACACGTCCGGCATCTGGAACCGGCGGAACATACGCGGCGACAAGGACGCGCGGGCAATGGAGCTGATGCGGCGTGCCGGTGCCATACCCTTTGCCCTCACGAACGTGTCCGAGTGTTGCATGTG GTGGGAAAGCGTCAACACCATTCACGGCCGCTCGCGAAACCCTTACGATGCGAATCGTATCGTCGgtggatcgagcggtggcgaGGGATGCATACAGGCGGCGGCCGCTTCTCCGTTCGGGCTCGGGTCCGACATCGGTGGTTCGATACGCATGCCCGCCTTCTTCAACGGCATCTTTGGCCATAAGCCGACCAAGTTTGTCGTCTCGAACGAGGGCCAGTACCCGGTGGCGCTGTCGGAGGAGCAAAACTCATTCCTAG GCATCGGTCCAATGTGTCGCTACGCAACCGACTTGAAGCCGATGCTGCGCATCATTGCGGACGAGAACGCACCGAAGCTGCGCCTGGACGAGCCGGTCGATCTGAAGCAGGTGAAGTTCTTCTACCAAATCAACGACGGTGGCGCCCACCTGGTCTCGCCCGTCGATCTGGACATACGGGACGCGATGGAGAAGGTGATGGCACACTTCCGCGCGACGGTCAAGGCGGAGGTGAAGAAGGTGTACCTGGACAAGCTGCGCAAGTCGGCCCCGATGTGGCTGGCGAACATGAAAACCCCGTCCAAGGTGGGCTTCGACTCGCAGCTCGCCAATCTCGAGGGCGCCATCAATCCCTGGCTCGAGCTGGCCAAGTGGCCGCTGCGCATGTCGAACCACACGCTGATCGGCATACTGACCGCGCTGACCGAGCGGGGAGGGGTCAAGTACGGCTCGGCCGAGTACCACCACTAcgtgcagcagaagcaggagCTAGTGAGCGAGTTCCGCGACATGCTCGGCGAGAATGGGGTGTTTATCTATCCGACCCACCCGACGGTAGCGCCGTACCACAACGAGCCGCTGATCCGGGCGCTTAACTTTAGCTACACCGCCATCATTAACGTGCTGGGGCTGCCGGCCACGGCCGTACCGCTCGGGCTGGGCCGCGAGGGGCTGCCGGTGGGGCTGCAGGTGGTGGCGGGCGTCAACCAGGACCGGCTGTGTTTGGCGGTCGCCTGCGAACTGGAACGTGCCTTCGGCGGGTGGGTTGCACCGGAGGTGAAAGCGTAG
- the LOC1270619 gene encoding sentrin-specific protease 8, whose translation MSSHHRHDEVALSYHESCLRLSDVDLLKGPYWLNDQIISFYFEYLEKHIFENEHDLLFVSPEVTQCIRMVAQDEVGIFLEPLRAHQRTFVFFALNDNQAADRAGGSHWSLLVFSRPEQAFYHFDSSRNANAEYARQLVAVLKRALHCPDALLRTGDCLQQSNGYDCGVHVLCTVDAVAQQIRKSGRIEGVRSARYDVIRSKREELLGIILALGGRIK comes from the coding sequence ATGTCTTCCCACCACCGGCACGACGAAGTGGCGCTCAGCTACCACGAGTCCTGCCTGCGCCTGTCGGACGTCGATCTGCTCAAGGGCCCGTACTGGCTGAACGATCAGATCATCTCCTTCTACTTCGAGTACCTGGAGAAGCACATCTTTGAGAACGAGCACGACCTGCTGTTCGTCAGCCCGGAGGTGACCCAGTGCATCCGGATGGTGGCGCAGGACGAGGTGGGCATATTTCTCGAGCCGCTGCGGGCCCACCAGCGAACGTTTGTGTTTTTCGCGCTGAACGACAACCAGGCGGCGGACCGGGCCGGCGGTTCCCACTGGAGTTTGCTGGTGTTTTCCCGCCCGGAGCAAGCGTTCTACCACTTTGACTCGTCGCGCAACGCGAACGCGGAGTACGCGCGCCAGCTGGTGGCGGTGCTGAAGCGCGCCCTGCACTGCCCGGACGCGCTGCTACGCACCGGCGACTGTCTGCAGCAGAGCAACGGGTACGACTGCGGCGTGCACGTGCTGTGCACGGTCGATGCGGTCGCGCAGCAGATACGCAAGAGCGGCCGGATCGAGGGCGTCCGCAGTGCCCGGTACGATGTGATACGGTCGAAGCGGGAGGAGCTGCTCGGCATCATTTTAGCGCTGGGCGGTAGAATTAAGTAA
- the LOC4577572 gene encoding uncharacterized protein LOC4577572 isoform X2, which translates to MVREQRCSGGSVNYFQLFSSFSLVTTLFDLYEDCSSMACLPQSAFAVHKIRQAQNEKDLTVARMTGDKQALDLTPVKYNGKLMNSIWGLYNRYSPHNFKKNNGSFGGFFGMQQPFAVACSPMEKELPVPNPADQN; encoded by the exons ATGGTTAGAGAGCAACGGTGTAGCGGAGGCAGTGTGAATTATTTCCAGCTTTTCAGCTCGTTCAGTTTGGTGACCACATTGTTCGACCTTTACGAAG ATTGCAGCAGTATGGCCTGTCTTCCTCAGTCAGCGTTCGCCGTGCACAAGATCCGTCAGGCACAGAACGAGAAAGATCTCACCGTTGCACGCATGACAGGTGACAAGCAAG CTCTCGATCTGACGCCGGTCAAGTATAATGGCAAGCTGATGAACAGCATCTGGGGTCTGTACAATCGCTACTCGCCCCATAACTTCAAGAAGAACAATGGATCGTTCGGTGGTTTCTTTGGCATGCAACAGCC ATTTGCTGTTGCATGCTCTCCGATGGAGAAAGAACTACCGGTACCCAATCCAGCCGACCAGAATTAG
- the LOC4577572 gene encoding uncharacterized protein LOC4577572 isoform X1, with protein MVREQRCSGGSVNYFQLFSSFSLVTTLFDLYEDCSSMACLPQSAFAVHKIRQAQNEKDLTVARMTGDKQGPRYLNKNTLDLTPVKYNGKLMNSIWGLYNRYSPHNFKKNNGSFGGFFGMQQPFAVACSPMEKELPVPNPADQN; from the exons ATGGTTAGAGAGCAACGGTGTAGCGGAGGCAGTGTGAATTATTTCCAGCTTTTCAGCTCGTTCAGTTTGGTGACCACATTGTTCGACCTTTACGAAG ATTGCAGCAGTATGGCCTGTCTTCCTCAGTCAGCGTTCGCCGTGCACAAGATCCGTCAGGCACAGAACGAGAAAGATCTCACCGTTGCACGCATGACAGGTGACAAGCAAGGTCCGAGATATTTGAACAAGAATA CTCTCGATCTGACGCCGGTCAAGTATAATGGCAAGCTGATGAACAGCATCTGGGGTCTGTACAATCGCTACTCGCCCCATAACTTCAAGAAGAACAATGGATCGTTCGGTGGTTTCTTTGGCATGCAACAGCC ATTTGCTGTTGCATGCTCTCCGATGGAGAAAGAACTACCGGTACCCAATCCAGCCGACCAGAATTAG
- the LOC1270617 gene encoding synaptogyrin isoform X3, with protein sequence MDIGGAYGGGKAGGAFDPIAFVQRPTVILRAVCWLFAIIVFGCISSEGWREEANGKEYCIINRDGNACNYAVGIGVIAFLAAMGFIAGEYLFEQMSSVKTRKHYVLADLGFSAFWSFLFFIGFCYLTNQWGKADDPPNGEGVNNVQASIVFSFFSIFTWAGCAYFAFLRFKAGVDPSFSSTYESDPSAAQQYAAYPASNENDQFQEAPFSGQQQQQQQQQRADYSQPTY encoded by the exons ATGGATATCGGAGGAGCATATGGTGGTGGTAAAGCCGGAGGTGCATTCGATCCGATTGCATTCGTACAGCGCCCGACGGTTATATTGCGTGCCGTTTGCTGG CTGTTTGCCATCATCGTGTTCGGCTGCATATCGTCCGAGGGATGGCGGGAGGAGGCGAACGGCAAGGAGTATTGCATAATTAATCGCGACGGCAACGCTTGCAACTATGCGGTCGGTATCGGTGTGATCGCCTTCCTTGCTGCGATGGGCTTCATCGCGGGCGAGTATCTGTTCGAGCAGATGTCGTCGGTCAAGACGAGAAAGCACTACGTGCTGGCCGATCTGGGCTTTTCCG CGTTCTGGTCATTCCTGTTCTTTATCGGCTTCTGCTACCTCACCAACCAGTGGGGCAAGGCGGACGATCCACCGAACGGCGAGGGTGTGAACAATGTGCAGGCTTCCATCGTGTTCTCGTTCTTCTCCATCTTCACCTGGGCCGGCTGTGCGTACTTTGCGTTCCTCCGCTTCAAGGCCGGCGTTGATCCGTCGTTCTCCTCGACGTACGAGTCTGATCCGAGCGCTGCCCAGCAGTACGCCGCCTATCCGGCCTCGAACGAGAACGATCAGTTCCAGGAGGCACCGTTCTCcggccaacagcagcagcagcagcaacaacagcgag CAGACTACTCGCAGCCCACGTACTAA
- the LOC1270617 gene encoding synaptogyrin isoform X4, which yields MDIGGAYGGGKAGGAFDPIAFVQRPTVILRAVCWLFAIIVFGCISSEGWREEANGKEYCIINRDGNACNYAVGIGVIAFLAAMGFIAGEYLFEQMSSVKTRKHYVLADLGFSAFWSFLFFIGFCYLTNQWGKADDPPNGEGVNNVQASIVFSFFSIFTWAGCAYFAFLRFKAGVDPSFSSTYESDPSAAQQYAAYPASNENDQFQEAPFSGQQQQQQQQQRDYSQPTY from the exons ATGGATATCGGAGGAGCATATGGTGGTGGTAAAGCCGGAGGTGCATTCGATCCGATTGCATTCGTACAGCGCCCGACGGTTATATTGCGTGCCGTTTGCTGG CTGTTTGCCATCATCGTGTTCGGCTGCATATCGTCCGAGGGATGGCGGGAGGAGGCGAACGGCAAGGAGTATTGCATAATTAATCGCGACGGCAACGCTTGCAACTATGCGGTCGGTATCGGTGTGATCGCCTTCCTTGCTGCGATGGGCTTCATCGCGGGCGAGTATCTGTTCGAGCAGATGTCGTCGGTCAAGACGAGAAAGCACTACGTGCTGGCCGATCTGGGCTTTTCCG CGTTCTGGTCATTCCTGTTCTTTATCGGCTTCTGCTACCTCACCAACCAGTGGGGCAAGGCGGACGATCCACCGAACGGCGAGGGTGTGAACAATGTGCAGGCTTCCATCGTGTTCTCGTTCTTCTCCATCTTCACCTGGGCCGGCTGTGCGTACTTTGCGTTCCTCCGCTTCAAGGCCGGCGTTGATCCGTCGTTCTCCTCGACGTACGAGTCTGATCCGAGCGCTGCCCAGCAGTACGCCGCCTATCCGGCCTCGAACGAGAACGATCAGTTCCAGGAGGCACCGTTCTCcggccaacagcagcagcagcagcaacaacagcgag ACTACTCGCAGCCCACGTACTAA
- the LOC1270617 gene encoding synaptogyrin isoform X2, whose product MDIGGAYGGGKAGGAFDPIAFVQRPTVILRAVCWLFAIIVFGCISSEGWREEANGKEYCIINRDGNACNYAVGIGVIAFLAAMGFIAGEYLFEQMSSVKTRKHYVLADLGFSAFWSFLFFIGFCYLTNQWGKADDPPNGEGVNNVQASIVFSFFSIFTWAGCAYFAFLRFKAGVDPSFSSTYESDPSAAQQYAAYPASNENDQFQEAPFSGQQQQQQQQQRGMYTDYSQPTY is encoded by the exons ATGGATATCGGAGGAGCATATGGTGGTGGTAAAGCCGGAGGTGCATTCGATCCGATTGCATTCGTACAGCGCCCGACGGTTATATTGCGTGCCGTTTGCTGG CTGTTTGCCATCATCGTGTTCGGCTGCATATCGTCCGAGGGATGGCGGGAGGAGGCGAACGGCAAGGAGTATTGCATAATTAATCGCGACGGCAACGCTTGCAACTATGCGGTCGGTATCGGTGTGATCGCCTTCCTTGCTGCGATGGGCTTCATCGCGGGCGAGTATCTGTTCGAGCAGATGTCGTCGGTCAAGACGAGAAAGCACTACGTGCTGGCCGATCTGGGCTTTTCCG CGTTCTGGTCATTCCTGTTCTTTATCGGCTTCTGCTACCTCACCAACCAGTGGGGCAAGGCGGACGATCCACCGAACGGCGAGGGTGTGAACAATGTGCAGGCTTCCATCGTGTTCTCGTTCTTCTCCATCTTCACCTGGGCCGGCTGTGCGTACTTTGCGTTCCTCCGCTTCAAGGCCGGCGTTGATCCGTCGTTCTCCTCGACGTACGAGTCTGATCCGAGCGCTGCCCAGCAGTACGCCGCCTATCCGGCCTCGAACGAGAACGATCAGTTCCAGGAGGCACCGTTCTCcggccaacagcagcagcagcagcaacaacagcgagGTATGTACACAG ACTACTCGCAGCCCACGTACTAA
- the LOC1270617 gene encoding synaptogyrin isoform X1 — protein sequence MDIGGAYGGGKAGGAFDPIAFVQRPTVILRAVCWLFAIIVFGCISSEGWREEANGKEYCIINRDGNACNYAVGIGVIAFLAAMGFIAGEYLFEQMSSVKTRKHYVLADLGFSAFWSFLFFIGFCYLTNQWGKADDPPNGEGVNNVQASIVFSFFSIFTWAGCAYFAFLRFKAGVDPSFSSTYESDPSAAQQYAAYPASNENDQFQEAPFSGQQQQQQQQQRGMYTADYSQPTY from the exons ATGGATATCGGAGGAGCATATGGTGGTGGTAAAGCCGGAGGTGCATTCGATCCGATTGCATTCGTACAGCGCCCGACGGTTATATTGCGTGCCGTTTGCTGG CTGTTTGCCATCATCGTGTTCGGCTGCATATCGTCCGAGGGATGGCGGGAGGAGGCGAACGGCAAGGAGTATTGCATAATTAATCGCGACGGCAACGCTTGCAACTATGCGGTCGGTATCGGTGTGATCGCCTTCCTTGCTGCGATGGGCTTCATCGCGGGCGAGTATCTGTTCGAGCAGATGTCGTCGGTCAAGACGAGAAAGCACTACGTGCTGGCCGATCTGGGCTTTTCCG CGTTCTGGTCATTCCTGTTCTTTATCGGCTTCTGCTACCTCACCAACCAGTGGGGCAAGGCGGACGATCCACCGAACGGCGAGGGTGTGAACAATGTGCAGGCTTCCATCGTGTTCTCGTTCTTCTCCATCTTCACCTGGGCCGGCTGTGCGTACTTTGCGTTCCTCCGCTTCAAGGCCGGCGTTGATCCGTCGTTCTCCTCGACGTACGAGTCTGATCCGAGCGCTGCCCAGCAGTACGCCGCCTATCCGGCCTCGAACGAGAACGATCAGTTCCAGGAGGCACCGTTCTCcggccaacagcagcagcagcagcaacaacagcgagGTATGTACACAG CAGACTACTCGCAGCCCACGTACTAA